ATTCTTGCCATAACATTATCAGGTTGGATTTTTATCAGCTTATTTAAATATTTTACTGAATTCCGCCATGATCCTTTAATATCTAAATCGTGCGCATAGCTATAGCATTTGCCTAAGTAAAATAACACCTCTGGATTATCTGAATCAGTTTGATAATACTGTTCGATGTACTCAATTATCTTTCCCAGTTTATCTCTCACATTTGATTTAAATCTTTCATCCTTACTTAGATATATTGGCTCTCCTAAAAAATACTTTTCTATTGATTTTAAATTCACTATAGCTTCAAAGTATAATTTACTTTCTTCAGTATCACTTAAAGATAAACCCATTTGATTCAGGCTAAGAACAAAAAGGATACCAATACATAACAATTTTAATCTCATAACTTAATCCTACTTATCACCGGGAGGGATAACTTCTCCTGTGTCTTTGTGTACTTTTACTGCATATTGAAAATATGCATCTTCCGTCTTATAGTAGTAATTATCTTTCGTTATATAGTAGTAATCTCCTCTCAAAAAAGTCCAAATCTGTGCCATATCATCTCCAGCTGAATTATATCTGGAATCTCTACTTTTTTTCCTTAACGAAAAAGAAAGATCAAGATAAGGTTCAGCTAACTTTATCGCCTCTTCTTGAGATATATTGTTATCTTTCGAAAACTTACTATATCCTTCTGGATATGGTCCCTTCTTCAAACACCCTCCTAATAAGACACTAACAATTATAACAAAAACTGTCAAAGACAAATAAGTTTTTTTCATTAGAAATCCTCCATATTTTGGACATTAACGCTTATGCTTGCTTGCAAACTATAACCTAGATCGCGTATTTAATAAGCTAATTTCTATTATATCACCACTTGAGTCTTCAATCCTAACACTTCTATGCCCATCAGGCAAATATATTTCTTCCAATATTTTGAAATTACTATACCCCAGAACTTCAGTAATTTCATATTCTAAAAGAGCATCTGCAAAATCCTGTGGATTTGAAAAAGGCCTATCAGCATATGGCAACCAAATCCCTAATTCTTCCGCAACATTCAAAGCAAGA
This DNA window, taken from Candidatus Omnitrophota bacterium, encodes the following:
- a CDS encoding tetratricopeptide repeat protein, whose amino-acid sequence is MRLKLLCIGILFVLSLNQMGLSLSDTEESKLYFEAIVNLKSIEKYFLGEPIYLSKDERFKSNVRDKLGKIIEYIEQYYQTDSDNPEVLFYLGKCYSYAHDLDIKGSWRNSVKYLNKLIKIQPDNVMARMIQAKNYMDSQNFEKALKEYEYANKLHPNGQALKFIAVAKIYLKREEEAKEDLKLYLKYNPNDRYAEKMLSSMESGLTEVVNLCSE